A single genomic interval of Streptococcus suis harbors:
- a CDS encoding IS982 family transposase has translation MQSQYYYLANPNQTQVIFSKILTQVLALYERFVPYEVRNRRNIHLQKQSDVVVIASYLWAIQEGCRTASAISRAIRHNLFPDNFPCRICQNLAQSIQRMRYFMVLDLCQTCSFGLIDSFPCALCHPIRNMRATLLSEVADIGYNATKKIHYYGLKFSVLVSDSGFPIDYVVTPASIYDGDVALELLENSPFPIVYGDKGYVDRQIKAALADCGIQLISQLRKNMVGYSWLENYKISRLRKPVETVFSSLEQFGMEALRCRSIQALKFKTEAILLIYSLLLKSSHTEFGISLKYSLAYA, from the coding sequence ATGCAAAGCCAATATTATTATCTCGCAAATCCCAATCAAACACAAGTTATTTTTTCAAAAATCTTGACTCAAGTTCTCGCTTTATATGAGCGATTTGTTCCCTATGAGGTTCGAAATCGGCGAAATATCCACCTACAAAAACAGTCTGATGTCGTTGTTATCGCTAGTTATCTTTGGGCAATTCAAGAGGGTTGCAGGACGGCAAGTGCTATTTCCCGTGCGATTCGTCATAATCTCTTCCCTGACAACTTCCCTTGCCGTATCTGTCAAAATCTTGCTCAAAGTATTCAGCGTATGCGCTATTTTATGGTCTTAGATCTTTGTCAAACCTGCTCGTTCGGCTTGATTGACAGCTTTCCTTGTGCCCTATGTCACCCCATTCGCAACATGAGAGCTACATTGTTATCAGAGGTGGCAGATATTGGCTATAATGCGACTAAGAAAATCCATTATTATGGCTTGAAATTTTCAGTTCTTGTCAGCGATAGTGGGTTTCCTATTGATTATGTTGTCACACCCGCATCTATTTATGATGGCGATGTTGCTTTGGAGCTACTTGAAAATAGCCCATTTCCAATCGTTTATGGAGATAAAGGATATGTGGATAGACAGATAAAGGCAGCGTTAGCAGACTGTGGCATCCAGTTAATTTCTCAACTCAGAAAAAACATGGTGGGTTATTCATGGCTAGAAAATTACAAAATAAGTCGATTGAGAAAACCAGTGGAGACTGTATTTTCTAGTTTAGAGCAGTTTGGAATGGAGGCTTTACGTTGCCGAAGCATTCAGGCGCTCAAATTTAAGACAGAGGCAATATTACTTATCTATTCTCTTTTGCTTAAAAGCAGTCATACTGAATTCGGTATCAGTTTAAAATATTCCCTTGCTTACGCTTGA
- a CDS encoding ECF-type riboflavin transporter substrate-binding protein yields MKNNSIKTVVATGIGAALFVVIGLLISIPTFVPNTYIQLQYAVQSLLSIVFGPIVGFFVGLIGHAFIDALRGGSPWWSWVLASAVFGLVLGFARNRLRVEEGIFEGKDIFAFNIFQAVANLIAWGVIAPVLDILIYSEAANKVFAQGLVAGIANSITVAIAGTLLLAVYAKSQTKTGSLSKD; encoded by the coding sequence CTCTTTGTTGTCATTGGCTTGCTGATTAGCATTCCTACCTTTGTACCGAATACCTACATTCAATTGCAGTATGCAGTTCAGTCGCTCTTGTCAATTGTTTTTGGACCAATTGTTGGTTTCTTTGTAGGGCTTATTGGTCATGCCTTTATAGACGCACTGCGAGGTGGGTCGCCTTGGTGGTCATGGGTTCTAGCCTCAGCAGTTTTCGGCTTGGTGTTAGGTTTTGCTAGAAATCGTCTTCGTGTTGAGGAAGGGATTTTTGAAGGAAAAGATATTTTTGCTTTCAATATTTTTCAAGCAGTAGCTAACCTCATTGCTTGGGGAGTCATTGCCCCAGTTTTAGATATTCTTATCTATAGTGAGGCGGCGAATAAGGTCTTTGCACAGGGACTTGTGGCAGGTATTGCAAATAGTATTACAGTTGCTATTGCAGGGACACTCCTTTTGGCTGTTTATGCAAAATCTCAAACGAAGACAGGTAGTTTGTCTAAAGATTAA